A single window of Mugil cephalus isolate CIBA_MC_2020 chromosome 1, CIBA_Mcephalus_1.1, whole genome shotgun sequence DNA harbors:
- the chd3 gene encoding chromodomain-helicase-DNA-binding protein 3 isoform X2, with the protein MSSPLRSCEEDEGMVVNSEGGDFDEEDDDGDLDENASDINSPAAPRETATAAAPEEEADISDREVPCRKKGRPKKKKDAKKKDKEGKPAKAKKRKKIDSDVERDSDRERDYGENSDSIASDYGSGEKKKKKKHKERKEKKTKRKKKDDGDRDSSQEETTKQPIEQKTSAQLAKEWGLEDVDHTFTEEDYRELTNYKAFSQFMRPMIAKKNPKIPMSKMMTILGAKWREFSSNNPFKGNAAAVAAAAAAAAIAVAEQVSAATASPEPPLQPPPIRKAKTKEGKGPGYKKRSKSPRVPDKKKALAKAKKMAPIRIKLSPIGAKRKKSCSSEDMDEDESEQEDSSVHSSSVRSDSSGRVKKNKRGRPAKKKKKIPGEEEGDGYETDHQDYCEVCQQGGEIILCDTCPRAYHLVCLEPELDKAPEGKWSCPHCEKEGIQWEAKDEDFEDFEEDSEDRVISEVSVGISTGAEEEEDDHMEFCRVCKDGGELLCCDTCTSSYHIHCLNPPLPEIPNGEWLCPRCKCPPIKGRVQKILHWRWGEPPTPIPVPPAPDAPPDAPPPPPMKGRAEREFFVKLTGQSYWHCTWITELQLEIFHSVMYRNYQRKTDMDEPPSLDYGSGGEDENGVGKSEKRRAKDPQYAILEDKYYKYGIKPEWMMIHRIINHSVDKKGTYHYLVKWRDLTYDQCTWERDDLDIPDFAIYKASYWRHRDSIMKEDPDKPKKMRSKNSEGEDESPASPVTDPTIKYEEQPDFVTSTGGTLHLYQLEGLNWLRFSWAQGTDTILADEMGLGKTIQTIVFLYSLFKEGHTKGPFLVSAPLSTIINWEREFEMWAPDFYVVTYTGDKDSRAIIRENEFSFDDTAVKGGKKTFKLRREAPIKFHVLLTSYELVTIDQTALKSIDWACLVVDEAHRLKNNQSKFFRRLNDYKIDHKLLLTGTPLQNNLEELFHLLNFLTPNRFNNLEGFLEEFADISKEDQIKKLHDLLGPHMLRRLKADVFKNMPAKTELIVRVELSPMQKKYYKLILTKNFEALNSKGGGNQVSLLNIMMDLKKCCNHPYLFPVASMEAQKTPSGAYEGSALTKASGKLTLLQKMLRKLKDQGHRVLVFSQMTKMLDLLEDFLDYEGYKYERIDGGITGALRQEAIDRFNAPGACQFCFLLSTRAGGLGINLATADTVIIFDSDWNPHNDIQAFSRAHRIGQANKVMIYRFVTRASVEERITQVAKRKMMLTHLVVRPGLGSKAGSMTKQELDDILKFGTEELFKDEGEGMKNSSGDKVEDEGNVIHYDSTAIERLLDRSQDATDDSDVQNMNEYLSSFKVAQYMVREEDKIEEIEREIIKQEENVDPDYWEKLLRHHYEQQQEDLASKLGKGKRNRKPVNYNDAAQEDQDNQSEYSVGSEEEDEDFDDRPEGRRQSRRQLRNEKDKPLPPLLARVGGNLEVLGFNTRQRKAFLNAVMRWGMPSQDAFSSQWLVRDLRGKTEKEFKAYVSLFMRHLCEPVADGAETFADGVPREGLCRQPVLTRIGVMSLVKKKIQEFEHINGRWSLPELKPEVSVDKSSSRASSPAVKTATPTPDASYNNTPCTSKPATPAPAEKLEKNGKEGEKEEDKEEVEAPLEKERDKEKEEGKEVDGGKTGDPEELSSSTKETSQSASPGQRSEGKEDGDLKEGEKKEASDAPAAAAEETKAQEESKEEAKQPSKQEEVKEERSEGEKAGGEKEEASAATEATDAKEKTEVTDVKKEEVKGEKDAGKEVKAAKEEAPKGNGKPPTERPRFMFNIADGGFTELHTLWQNEERAAISSGKMNEIWHRRHDFWLLAGIVIHGYARWQDIQNDPQFAIVNEPFKSQANKGNFLEMKNKFLARRFKLLEQALVIEEQLRRAAYLNMTQDPSHPAMALNARFAEVECLAESHQHLSKESLAGNKPANAVLHKVLNQLEELLSDMKADVTRLPATLSRVPPIAARLQMSERSILSRLASKGTETHTPPPIPPGPYATPQNYGAPFTPAPPSALHMGGANYSQMPPGSFISEAAAAAGATGGAAGGGGAGGPAAAGVCQKTKEHDVVQRQRVVDLWKDGKSEGAIGLELRMPKSTVHSIIVKYRLSNTVENLPRNGRPKKP; encoded by the exons atgtcctctcctctccggtcCTGTGAGGAAGACGAGGGCATGGTGGTTAATTCCGAGGGAGGAGATTTTgatgaagaagacgacgacgGAGACCTAGACGAGAACGCAAGCGACATAAACTCGCCGGCGGCGCCTCGGGAAACTGCAACGGCAGCCGCGCCAG aggAAGAGGCGGACATATCAGACAGAGAGGTCCCGTGCAGGAAGAAAGGCCggccgaagaagaagaaggatgcgAAGAAGAAGGATAAAGAGGGGAAACCCGCAAAAGCCAAGAAACGCAAGAAGATC GACAGTGACGTAGAGAGGGACTCCGACAGGGAAAGAGACTACGGGGAGAACTCGGACAGCATAGCCAGCGATTATGGCTCCggcgagaagaagaaaaagaagaaacataaagaaaggaaggagaagaaaaccaagaggaagaaaaaagacgACGGGGACCGAGACAGCAGCCAGGAGGAAACGACGAAG CAACCCATAGAGCAGAAGACCTCGGCGCAGCTGGCGAAGGAGTGGGGTCTGGAGGATGTTGATCATACCTTCACAGAGGAGGACTACAGGGAGCTCACCAACTACAAAGCGTTCAGCCAGTTTATGAG GCCAATGATTGCCAAGAAGAACCCTAAGATCCCAATGTCAAAGATGATGACCATCCTCGGGGCCAAGTGGAGGGAGTTCAGCTCTAACAACCCCTTCAAAGGCAACGCCGCTGCCGTCGCGGcggccgccgctgccgccgccatCGCTGTTGCCGAGCAGGTCTCTGCAGCGACCGCCTCGCCCGAGCCCCCGCTCCAGCCGCCGCCGATCAGAAAGGCCAAGACGAAAGAGGGCAAAG GTCCAGGCTATAAGAAGCGCAGTAAAAGTCCTCGAGTTCCAGACAAAAAGAAGGCTCTAGCCAAGGCTAAAAAGATGGCGCCCATTCGTATTAAGCTATCGCCTATAGGCGCTAAGAGGAAGAAGAGCTGCTCG AGCGAGGACATGGACGAGGACGAGTCGGAGCAGGAGGACTCCAGCGTTCACAGCTCCTCGGTTCGCTCTGACAGCTCTGGCAGGGTGAAGAAGAACAAGCGAGGACGGCctgccaagaagaagaagaaaa TCCCAGGCGAGGAGGAAGGGGACGGCTACGAGACGGACCACCAGGACTACTGCGAGGTCTGCCAGCAGGGCGGGGAGATCATCCTGTGCGACACCTGCCCCCGGGCGTACCACCTCGTCTGCCTCGAGCCCGAGCTGGACAAGGCCCCCGAGGGCAAGTGGAGCTGCCCCCACTGC GAAAAAGAAGGAATCCAGTGGGAAGCAAAAGACGAGGACTTTGAGGATTTCGAGGAGGACAGCGAGGACCGGGTGATATCCGAGGTGAGTGTGGGCATCTCCACcggggcggaggaggaggaggacgaccaCATGGAGTTCTGCCGGGTGTGCAAAGACGGCGGCGAACTGCTGTGCTGCGacacctgcacctcctcctACCACATCCACTGTCTGAACCCGCCGCTGCCCGAGATCCCCAACGGAGAGTGGCTGTGTCCGAGATGCAAG TGTCCGCCAATCAAAGGACGCGTCCAGAAGATCCTCCACTGGCGATGGGGGGAGCCTCCCACTCCCATTCCCGTCCCTCCGGCTCCTGACGCTCCACCCGACGCTCCGCCGCCTCCGCCCATGAAAGGCAGAGCCGAGAGGGAGTTCTTCGTCAAGCTGACGGGCCAGTCCTACTGGCACTGCACCTGGATCACCGAGCTGCag CTGGAGATCTTCCACTCGGTGATGTACAGGAACTACCAGAGGAAGACGGACATGGACGAGCCTCCCAGCCTGGACTACGGGTCGGGCGGCGAGGACGAGAACGGCGTGGGGAAGAGTGAGAAGAGGAGGGCCAAAGACCCGCAGTATGCCATCCTGGAGGACAAGTACTACAAATATGGCATCAAGCCTGAGTGGATGATGATCCACCGCATCATCAACCACAG TGTGGATAAGAAGGGGACGTATCATTACCTGGTCAAGTGGAGAGACCTCACCTACGACCAGTGTACCTGGGAGAGGGACGACCTGGATATCCCCGACTTTGCAATTTATAAGGCCAGTTACTGGAGACACAG GGACAGCATCATGAAGGAGGACCCAGACAAACCCAAGAAGATGAGGAGCAAGAACTCGGAGGGTGAAGATGAGTCTCCTGCCTCACCCGTCACTGAT CCGACAATAAAATACGAGGAGCAGCCAGACTTTGTCACGTCGACGGGTGGCACGCTGCATCTGTACCAGCTCGAGGGCCTCAACTGGCTTCGCTTTTCCTGGGCTCAGGGCACTGACACTATCCTGGCAGACGAGATGGGCCTGGGCAAGACCATCCAAACCATTGTCTTCCTCTATTCGCTCTTTAAAGAG GGTCACACTAAAGGTCCGTTCCTGGTCAGCGCTCCGCTCTCCACCATCATCAACTGGGAGCGGGAGTTTGAGATGTGGGCGCCCGACTTCTACGTGGTGACGTACACGGGGGACAAGGACAGCCGAGCCATCATCCGGGAGAACGAGTTCTCTTTCGACGACACGGCCGTTAAAGGTGGAAAGAAGACCTTCAAactgagg CGAGAGGCTCCCATTAAATTCCACGTGCTGCTGACCTCCTATGAGTTGGTGACCATTGATCAGACGGCGCTGAAGTCTATCGACTGGGCCTGTCTGGTGGTGGATGAGGCCCACCGCCTTAAGAACAACCAGTCTAAG TTTTTCAGACGTCTGAATGACTATAAGATCGACCACAAGCTCCTGCTGACAGGAACTCCTCTACAGAACAACCTGGAGGAGCTGTTTCACCTGCTCAACTTCCTCACGCCCAATCGCTTCAA tAACCTTGAGGGCTTTCTGGAAGAGTTTGCCGACATCTCCAAGGAGGACCAGATCAAGAAGCTCCACGACCTGCTGGGGCCTCACATGCTTCGGAGGCTGAAGGCCGACGTCTTCAAGAACATGCCCGCCAAGACTGAGCTGATCGTCAGAGTGGAGCTGAGTCCTATGCAGAA GAAATACTACAAGCTGATTCTGACCAAGAACTTCGAGGCTTTGAACTCAAAAGGTGGAGGAAATCAGGTCTCCCTGCTCAACATTATGATGGATTTAAAGAAGTGCTGCAACCACCCCTACCTCTTCCCCGTCGCCTCCATG gaaGCTCAGAAAACCCCCAGCGGTGCTTACGAGGGCTCCGCCCTCACTAAGGCCTCTGGGAAATTGACGCTGTTGCAAAAGATGCTGAGGAAACTGAAAGATCAAGGGCACCGAGTGCTGGTCTTCTCACAG ATGACTAAAATGCTGGATTTACTAGAAGATTTTCTGGACTATGAAGGTTACAAATATGAGAGAATCGACGGAGGCATCACGGGAGCACTGAGACAAGAGGCCATCGACCGCTTCAACG CTCCTGGTGCTTGCCAGTTTTGTTTCTTGCTCTCCACCAGAGCAGGAGGTTTAGGCATCAACTTGGCCACAGCGGACACCGTCATCATTTTCGACTCTGACTGGAACCCCCACAATGACATTCAG GCGTTCAGTCGAGCTCACCGTATCGGCCAGGCCAATAAGGTTATGATCTACCGCTTCGTGACGCGAGCCAGCGTGGAGGAGCGCATCACCCAGGTGGCCAAGAGGAAGATGATGCTGACTCACCTGGTGGTGCGGCCAGGTCTGGGATCCAAGGCCGGCTCCATGACCAAGCAGGAGCTGGATGACATCCTCAAGTTTGGAACAGAGGAGCTCTTCAAGGACGAGGGCGAAG GTATGAAGAACAGTTCGGGGGATAAAGTTGAGGACGAGGGCAACGTCATCCACTACGACAGCACCGCCATCGAGAGGCTGCTGGACCGAAGCCAGGACGCCACCGACGACTCGGACGTCCAGAACATGAACGAGTACCTCAGCTCCTTCAAGGTGGCCCAGTACATGGTCCGAGAGGAGGACAAG ATCGAGGAGATCGAGCGGGAGATCATCAAACAGGAGGAGAACGTGGACCCGGATTATTGGGAGAAACTGTTGCGGCATCACTACGAGCAGCAGCAAGAGGATCTGGCAAGCAAACTGGGGAAAGGCAAGAGGAACCGCAAGCCTGTCAACTACAACGACGCCGCACAGGAAGACCAAG ATAACCAGTCCGAGTATTCGGTGGGAtccgaggaggaggacgaggacttTGATGATCGGCCAGAAG GCCGAAGGCAGTCGCGTCGCCAGCTGAGGAACGAGAAGGATAaacctctgcctcctcttctgGCCAGAGTGGGAGGCAACCTTGAG GTGCTGGGCTTTAACACACGCCAGCGCAAAGCCTTCCTGAACGCAGTGATGCGATGGGGGATGCCGTCCCAGGACGCGTTCTCCTCTCAGTGGCTCGTTAGAGACCTCAGGGGAAAGACCGAGAAAGAATTCAA agcTTACGTGTCCCTCTTCATGCGCCACCTGTGCGAGCCGGTCGCCGACGGGGCCGAGACGTTCGCCGACGGCGTCCCCAGGGAGGGCCTGTGCCGCCAGCCGGTCCTCACCCGCATCGGCGTGATGTCGCTCGTCAAGAAGAAG ATCCAGGAGTTTGAGCACATCAACGGGCGGTGGAGCCTTCCAGAGCTGAAGCCCGAGGTCAGCGTAGACAAATCCTCGTCCAGGGCCTCCTCTCCCGCCGTGAAGACGGCCACGCCCACCCCCGACGCCAGCTATAACAACACCCCGTGCACCTCCAAGCCAG CGACCCCGGCTCCGGCGGAGAAGCTGGAAAAGAacgggaaggagggagagaaggaggaggacaaggaggaagTTGAGGCCCcactggagaaggagagagacaaggagaaggaggaagggaaagaggTGGATGGCGGCAAGACTGGAGACCCTGAAGAG CTTTCCTCCTCGACAAAAGAGACGTCACAAAGCGCATCCCCCGGTCAAAGGAGCGAAGGCAAAGAAGACGGCGACCTGAAAGAGGGCGAGAAGAAAGAAGCGAGCGACGCTCCGGCCGCCGCAGCCGAAGAGACGAAGGCGCAGGAGGAGAGTAAAGAGGAGGCGAAGCAGCCGTCTAAGCAAGAAGAGGTCAAGGAAGAGAgatcag aaggagagaaggctgggggggagaaggaggaagccTCCGCGGCAACAGAAGCGACGGATGCCAAGGAAAAGACAGAGGTGACTGATGTGAAAAAAG AGGAGGTCAAAGGTGAAAAGGATGCTGGGAAAGAGGTCAAAGCCGCGAAGGAGGAGGCGCCCAAGGGTAACGGAAAGCCTCCGACTGAGCGACCTCGTTTCATGTTCAACATCGCGGATGGAGGCTTCACCG AGCTGCACACTCTCTGGCAGAACGAGGAGCGGGCTGCCATCTCCTCCGGGAAGATGAACGAGATCTGGCACCGCCGACACGACTTCTGGCTGCTGGCGGGAATCGTGAT ACATGGCTACGCTCGGTGGCAGGACATCCAGAACGACCCTCAGTTCGCCATCGTCAACGAGCCTTTCAAGTCGCAGGCGAATAAAGGCAACTTCCTGGAGATGAAGAACAAGTTCTTGGCTCGACGCTTCAAG CTGTTGGAGCAGGCGCTGGTGATCGAGGAGCAGTTGCGGCGGGCTGCTTACCTAAACATGACCCAGGACCCGAGCCACCCGGCCATGGCGCTCAACGCGCGCTTTGCGGAGGTGGAGTGCCTGGCGGAGTCGCACCAGCACCTCAGCAAGGAGTCGCTGGCGGGCAACAAGCCGGCCAACGCTGTCCTGCACAAAG TGTTGAACCagttggaggagctgctgagcGACATGAAGGCGGACGTGACTCGGCTACCGGCCACGCTGTCCAGGGTCCCGCCCATCGCCGCCCGCCTGCAAATGTCCGAGAGGAGCATCCTCAGCCGACTGGCCAGCAAGGGCACCGAGACGCACACCCCCCCG CCCATACCTCCGGGACCCTACGCCACACCGCAGAACTACGGAGCCCCCTTCACCCCGGCCCCCCCGAGCGCCCTGCACATGGGAGGGGCCAACTACAGTCAGATGCCGCCCGGAtccttcatatcag